A genomic stretch from Schistosoma haematobium chromosome 4, whole genome shotgun sequence includes:
- a CDS encoding hypothetical protein (EggNog:ENOG410WDRJ~COG:U) → MPDVDVGAKVDVPKPHISIKTPKFGFGLGKKKTKVKTPKADVKVEGGAGEDIDLDAGLDAHLDGKARKGGKKFHWSPKFGLPKGGLKIGGGAGVGVPDTSVSVSGTTGGVDVSLPKPELDVSMEVPDVGVSASVPEIDVSGGELGLTGKVSAPGVDVSVPSKKKKKFTFGWGSKDKKAKKVKLPTVSGDVDASLDVGGKVDVPSVKVDVDSGDRVKGKKFHWSPNISLPKLKVHGPDLSGKLHADAPDVDVNVTGPSVEMPSLKASGHLPTVDVSVPDASLGGDLSGKLDLEGVGVGVVDADLNLPDLQISGNVSAPSVEGDLSMPDVSANLDTDVKLPSVQLTGPDLRVHGEMPDVDVGAKVDVPKPHISIKTPKFGFGLGKKKTKVKTPKADVKVEGGAGEDIDLDAGLDAHLDGKARKGGKKFHWSPKFGLPKGGLKIGGGAGVGVPDTSVSVSGTTGGVDVSLPKPELDVSMEVPDVGVSASVPEIDVSGGELGLTGKVSAPGVDVSVPSKKKKKFTFGWGSKDKKAKKVKLPTVSGDVDASLDVGGKVDVPSVKVDVDSGDRVKGKKFHWSPNISLPKLKVHGPDLSGKLHADAPDVDVNVTGPSVEMPSLKASGHLPTVDVSVPDASLGGDLSGKLDLEGVGVGVVDADLNLPDLQISGNVSAPSVEGDLSMPDVSANLDTDVKLPSVQLTGPDLRVHGEMPDVDVGAKVDVPKPHISIKTPKFGFGLGKKKTKVKTPKADVKVEGGAGEDIDLDAGLDAHLDGKARKGGKKFHWSPKFGLPKGGLKIGGGAGVGVPDTSVSVSGTTGGVDVSLPKPELDVSMEVPDVGVSASVPEIDVSGGELGLTGKVSAPGVDVSVPSKKKKKFTFGWGSKDKKAKKVKLPTVSGDVDASLDVGGKVDVPSVKVDVDSGDRVKGKKFHWSPNISLPKLKVHGPDLSGKLHADAPDVDVNVTGPSVEMPSLKASGHLPTVDVSVPDASLGGDLSGKLDLEGVGVGVVDADLNLPDLQISGNVSAPSVEETYPCQMFPPIWTQM, encoded by the coding sequence ATGCCGGATGTGGATGTGGGTGCTAAGGTGGATGTACCGAAACCACATATTTCAATCAAGACACCGAAATTCGGGTTCGGTCTGGGCAAGAAGAAGACGAAAGTGAAGACTCCAAAGGCTGATGTGAAAGTGGAGGGTGGAGCAGGTGAGGATATAGATTTGGATGCCGGTTTGGACGCTCACTTAGATGGTAAAGCAAGAAAGGGAGGTAAGAAGTTCCATTGGTCTCCTAAGTTCGGGTTGCCGAAGGGTGGTCTGAAGATTGGTGGAGGTGCTGGTGTTGGAGTGCCGGACACCTCGGTGTCTGTCTCAGGTACGACTGGTGGTGTGGATGTGTCTCTTCCGAAACCCGAACTCGATGTCTCCATGGAGGTTCCCGACGTTGGTGTGTCCGCCTCTGTGCCCGAAATCGATGTATCAGGTGGTGAGTTGGGACTGACTGGGAAGGTTTCTGCACCCGGTGTGGATGTCAGTGTTCcgtcgaagaagaagaagaagttcaCCTTCGGTTGGGGCTCGAAAGACAAGAAGGCGAAGAAGGTGAAGTTGCCCACAGTGTCGGGAGACGTGGATGCTAGTTTGGATGTGGGTGGAAAGGTTGATGTTCCCAGTGTGAAGGTTGATGTGGACTCAGGTGATCGAGTCAAAGGTAAGAAGTTCCACTGGTCTCCGAATATCTCATTGCCAAAGTTGAAAGTGCATGGACCAGATTTGTCTGGAAAACTTCATGCAGATGCACCTGATGTGGATGTGAATGTGACTGGTCCATCTGTGGAGATGCCATCTCTGAAAGCCAGTGGTCATTTGCCTACTGTCGATGTGTCCGTTCCCGATGCATCGTTGGGAGGTGATCTATCCGGTAAGCTCGATTTGGAGGGTGTCGGTGTGGGAGTTGTGGACGCTGATTTGAATCTGCCAGACCTACAGATCTCAGGAAATGTGAGTGCACCGTCTGTCGAGGGAGACCTATCCATGCCAGATGTTTCCGCCAATCTGGACACAGATGTGAAACTGCCCAGTGTGCAACTGACTGGTCCAGATCTCCGTGTACATGGTGAGATGCCGGATGTGGATGTGGGTGCTAAGGTGGATGTACCGAAACCACATATTTCAATCAAGACACCGAAATTCGGGTTCGGTCTGGGCAAGAAGAAGACGAAAGTGAAGACTCCAAAGGCTGATGTGAAAGTGGAGGGTGGAGCAGGTGAGGATATAGATTTGGATGCCGGTTTGGACGCTCACTTAGATGGTAAAGCAAGAAAGGGAGGTAAGAAGTTCCATTGGTCTCCTAAGTTCGGGTTGCCGAAGGGTGGTCTGAAGATTGGTGGAGGTGCTGGTGTTGGAGTGCCGGACACCTCGGTGTCTGTCTCAGGTACGACTGGTGGTGTGGATGTGTCTCTTCCGAAACCCGAACTCGATGTCTCCATGGAGGTTCCCGACGTTGGTGTGTCCGCCTCTGTGCCCGAAATCGATGTATCAGGTGGTGAGTTGGGACTGACTGGGAAGGTTTCTGCACCCGGTGTGGATGTCAGTGTTCcgtcgaagaagaagaagaagttcaCCTTCGGTTGGGGCTCGAAAGACAAGAAGGCGAAGAAGGTGAAGTTGCCCACAGTGTCGGGAGACGTGGATGCTAGTTTGGATGTGGGTGGAAAGGTTGATGTTCCCAGTGTGAAGGTTGATGTGGACTCAGGTGATCGAGTCAAAGGTAAGAAGTTCCACTGGTCTCCGAATATCTCATTGCCAAAGTTGAAAGTGCATGGACCAGATTTGTCTGGAAAACTTCATGCAGATGCACCTGATGTGGATGTGAATGTGACTGGTCCATCTGTGGAGATGCCATCTCTGAAAGCCAGTGGTCATTTGCCTACTGTCGATGTGTCCGTTCCCGATGCATCGTTGGGAGGTGATCTATCCGGTAAGCTCGATTTGGAGGGTGTCGGTGTGGGAGTTGTGGACGCTGATTTGAATCTGCCAGACCTACAGATCTCAGGAAATGTGAGTGCACCGTCTGTCGAGGGAGACCTATCCATGCCAGATGTTTCCGCCAATCTGGACACAGATGTGAAACTGCCCAGTGTGCAACTGACTGGTCCAGATCTCCGTGTACATGGTGAGATGCCGGATGTGGATGTGGGTGCTAAGGTGGATGTACCGAAACCACATATTTCAATCAAGACACCGAAATTCGGGTTCGGTCTGGGCAAGAAGAAGACGAAAGTGAAGACTCCAAAGGCTGATGTGAAAGTGGAGGGTGGAGCAGGTGAGGATATAGATTTGGATGCCGGTTTGGACGCTCACTTAGATGGTAAAGCAAGAAAGGGAGGTAAGAAGTTCCATTGGTCTCCTAAGTTCGGGTTGCCGAAGGGTGGTCTGAAGATTGGTGGAGGTGCTGGTGTTGGAGTGCCGGACACCTCGGTGTCTGTCTCAGGTACGACTGGTGGTGTGGATGTGTCTCTTCCGAAACCCGAACTCGATGTCTCCATGGAGGTTCCCGACGTTGGTGTGTCCGCCTCTGTGCCCGAAATCGATGTATCAGGTGGTGAGTTGGGACTGACTGGGAAGGTTTCTGCACCCGGTGTGGATGTCAGTGTTCcgtcgaagaagaagaagaagttcaCCTTCGGTTGGGGCTCGAAAGACAAGAAGGCGAAGAAGGTGAAGTTGCCCACAGTGTCGGGAGACGTGGATGCTAGTTTGGATGTGGGTGGAAAGGTTGATGTTCCCAGTGTGAAGGTTGATGTGGACTCAGGTGATCGAGTCAAAGGTAAGAAGTTCCACTGGTCTCCGAATATCTCATTGCCAAAGTTGAAAGTGCATGGACCAGATTTGTCTGGAAAACTTCATGCAGATGCACCTGATGTGGATGTGAATGTGACTGGTCCATCTGTGGAGATGCCATCTCTGAAAGCCAGTGGTCATTTGCCTACTGTCGATGTGTCCGTTCCCGATGCATCGTTGGGAGGTGATCTATCCGGTAAGCTCGATTTGGAGGGTGTCGGTGTGGGAGTTGTGGACGCTGATTTGAATCTGCCAGACCTACAGATCTCAGGAAATGTGAGTGCACCGTCTGTCGAGGAGACCTATCCATGCCAGATGTTTCCGCCAATCTGGACACAGATGTGA
- a CDS encoding hypothetical protein (EggNog:ENOG410WDRJ~COG:U) — MPDVDVGAKVDVPKPHISIKTPKFGFGLGKKKTKVKTPKADVKVEGGAGEDIDLDAGLDAHLDGKARKGGKKFHWSPKFGLPKGGLKIGGGAGVGVPDTSVSVSGTTGGVDVSLPKPELDVSMEVPDVGVSASVPEIDVSGGELGLTGKVSAPGVDVSVPSKKKKKFTFGWGSKDKKAKKVKLPTVSGDVDASLDVGGKVDVPSVKVDVDSGDRVKGKKFHWSPNISLPKLKVHGPDLSGKLHADAPDVDVNVTGPSVEMPSLKASGHLPTVDVSVPDASLGGDLSGKLDLEGVGVGVVDADLNLPDLQISGNVSAPSVEETYPCQMFPPIWTQM, encoded by the coding sequence ATGCCGGATGTGGATGTGGGTGCTAAGGTGGATGTACCGAAACCACATATTTCAATCAAGACACCGAAATTCGGGTTCGGTCTGGGCAAGAAGAAGACGAAAGTGAAGACTCCAAAGGCTGATGTGAAAGTGGAGGGTGGAGCAGGTGAGGATATAGATTTGGATGCCGGTTTGGACGCTCACTTAGATGGTAAAGCAAGAAAGGGAGGTAAGAAGTTCCATTGGTCTCCTAAGTTCGGGTTGCCGAAGGGTGGTCTGAAGATTGGTGGAGGTGCTGGTGTTGGAGTGCCGGACACCTCGGTGTCTGTCTCAGGTACGACTGGTGGTGTGGATGTGTCTCTTCCGAAACCCGAACTCGATGTCTCCATGGAGGTTCCCGACGTTGGTGTGTCCGCCTCTGTGCCCGAAATCGATGTATCAGGTGGTGAGTTGGGACTGACTGGGAAGGTTTCTGCACCCGGTGTGGATGTCAGTGTTCcgtcgaagaagaagaagaagttcaCCTTCGGTTGGGGCTCGAAAGACAAGAAGGCGAAGAAGGTGAAGTTGCCCACAGTGTCGGGAGACGTGGATGCTAGTTTGGATGTGGGTGGAAAGGTTGATGTTCCCAGTGTGAAGGTTGATGTGGACTCAGGTGATCGAGTCAAAGGTAAGAAGTTCCACTGGTCTCCGAATATCTCATTGCCAAAGTTGAAAGTGCATGGACCAGATTTGTCTGGAAAACTTCATGCAGATGCACCTGATGTGGATGTGAATGTGACTGGTCCATCTGTGGAGATGCCATCTCTGAAAGCCAGTGGTCATTTGCCTACTGTCGATGTGTCCGTTCCCGATGCATCGTTGGGAGGTGATCTATCCGGTAAGCTCGATTTGGAGGGTGTCGGTGTGGGAGTTGTGGACGCTGATTTGAATCTGCCAGACCTACAGATCTCAGGAAATGTGAGTGCACCGTCTGTCGAGGAGACCTATCCATGCCAGATGTTTCCGCCAATCTGGACACAGATGTGA
- a CDS encoding hypothetical protein (EggNog:ENOG410WDRJ~COG:U) — protein sequence MPDVDVGAKVDVPKPHISIKTPKFGFGLGKKKTKVKTPKADVKVEGGAGEDIDLDAGLDAHLDGKARKGGKKFHWSPKFGLPKGGLKIGGGAGVGVPDTSVSVSGTTGGVDVSLPKPELDVSMEVPDVGVSASVPEIDVSGGELGLTGKVSAPGVDVSVPSKKKKKFTFGWGSKDKKAKKVKLPTVSGDVDASLDVGGKVDVPSVKVDVDSGDRVKGKKFHWSPNISLPKLKVHGPDLSGKLHADASDVDVNVTGPSVEMPSLKASGHLPTVDVSVPDASLGGDLSGKLDLEGVGVGVVDADLNLPDLQISGNVSAPSVEGDLSMPDVSANLDTDVKLPSVQLTGPDLRVHGEMPDVDVGAKVDVPKPHISIKTPKFGFGLGKKKTKVKTPKADVKVEGGAGEDIDLDAGLDAHLDGKARKGGKKFHWSPKFGLPKGGLKIGGGAGVGVPDTSVSVSGTTGGVDVSLPKPELDVSMEVPDVGVSASVPEIDVSGGELGLTGKVSAPGVDVSVPSKKKKKFTFGWGSKDKKAKKVKLPTVSGDVDASLDVGGKVDVPSVKVDVDSGDRVKGKKFHWSPNISLPKLKVHGPDFSGNLYGDSAVPNNHLIDPVPNVLSSSTVPSSIPGVDVSRCYLLSDSCLSPEFLQSYVLDSGLVVSVSGIISPLVSFSPALVSPPSPSDPFESVDFLPIVEEPVISPFSSPEFCESSTLPSRISPRNAFQDIDESFSSPVDSGFNGDISNDEAEIDEIFIVPIQTDRVLPKEQYFTESQDIVGAEAEEESYSPTQNLNASHGIKSDESKLHSLFHILKSKKHDKDSAHRVKVIDANDQISRNTEKLNVNNTLYSIPDGSGRITVDSKSTKKVKSHHKKPHIFGGQISTDEIISDTPMKLDHHGDYHDLIGVSVSGHNADLALTPRRSPSKLRDPSIRKTWHGAREPYSDFVGSLNSDQDEYTLTEDVSVSYLQPRSTTKSSNNNSLNASDFLRRSIGNSTKRRPWSTLEYPPPGCHFVDDDYMFPDALTPTKIPSFRASKEIVYDVPYIDDKAIPRYEPEWPIGESRRTLISQLSQNSGSIVRMTAEEESSLISLDTKLSDHQNISKRISRFTSHLLKGNKSSLEQDDDVSKSRSKSLTRLKIWWSKRGSPHK from the coding sequence ATGCCGGATGTGGATGTGGGTGCTAAGGTGGATGTACCGAAACCACATATTTCAATCAAGACACCGAAATTCGGGTTCGGTCTGGGCAAGAAGAAGACGAAAGTGAAGACTCCAAAGGCTGATGTGAAAGTGGAGGGTGGAGCAGGTGAGGATATAGATTTGGATGCCGGTTTGGACGCTCACTTAGATGGTAAAGCAAGAAAGGGAGGTAAGAAGTTCCATTGGTCTCCTAAGTTCGGGTTGCCGAAGGGTGGTCTGAAGATTGGTGGAGGTGCTGGTGTTGGAGTGCCGGACACCTCGGTGTCTGTCTCAGGTACGACTGGTGGTGTGGATGTGTCTCTTCCGAAACCCGAACTCGATGTCTCCATGGAGGTTCCCGACGTTGGTGTGTCCGCCTCTGTGCCCGAAATCGATGTATCAGGTGGTGAGTTGGGACTGACTGGGAAGGTTTCTGCACCCGGTGTGGATGTCAGTGTTCcgtcgaagaagaagaagaagttcaCCTTCGGTTGGGGCTCGAAAGACAAGAAGGCGAAGAAGGTGAAGTTGCCCACAGTGTCGGGAGACGTGGATGCTAGTTTGGATGTGGGTGGAAAGGTTGATGTTCCCAGTGTGAAGGTTGATGTGGACTCAGGTGATCGAGTCAAAGGTAAGAAGTTCCACTGGTCTCCGAATATCTCATTGCCAAAGTTGAAAGTGCATGGACCAGATTTGTCTGGAAAACTTCATGCAGATGCATCTGATGTGGATGTGAATGTGACTGGTCCATCTGTGGAGATGCCATCTCTGAAAGCCAGTGGTCATTTGCCTACTGTCGATGTGTCCGTTCCCGATGCATCGTTGGGAGGTGATCTATCCGGTAAGCTCGATTTGGAGGGTGTCGGTGTGGGAGTTGTGGACGCTGATTTGAATCTGCCAGACCTACAGATCTCAGGAAATGTGAGTGCACCGTCTGTCGAGGGAGACCTATCCATGCCAGATGTTTCCGCCAATCTGGACACAGATGTGAAACTGCCCAGTGTGCAACTGACTGGTCCAGATCTCCGTGTACATGGTGAGATGCCGGATGTGGATGTGGGTGCTAAGGTGGATGTACCGAAACCACATATTTCAATCAAGACACCGAAATTCGGGTTCGGTCTGGGCAAGAAGAAGACGAAAGTGAAGACTCCAAAGGCTGATGTGAAAGTGGAGGGTGGAGCAGGTGAGGATATAGATTTGGATGCCGGTTTGGACGCTCACTTAGATGGTAAAGCAAGAAAGGGAGGTAAGAAGTTCCATTGGTCTCCTAAGTTCGGGTTGCCGAAGGGTGGTCTGAAGATTGGTGGAGGTGCTGGTGTTGGAGTGCCGGACACCTCGGTGTCTGTCTCAGGTACGACTGGTGGTGTGGATGTGTCTCTTCCGAAACCCGAACTCGATGTCTCCATGGAGGTTCCCGACGTTGGTGTGTCCGCCTCTGTGCCCGAAATCGATGTATCAGGTGGTGAGTTGGGACTGACTGGGAAGGTTTCTGCACCCGGTGTGGATGTCAGTGTTCcgtcgaagaagaagaagaagttcaCCTTCGGTTGGGGCTCGAAAGACAAGAAGGCGAAGAAGGTGAAGTTGCCCACAGTGTCGGGAGACGTGGATGCTAGTTTGGATGTGGGTGGAAAGGTTGATGTTCCCAGTGTGAAGGTTGATGTGGACTCAGGTGATCGAGTCAAAGGTAAGAAGTTCCACTGGTCTCCGAATATCTCATTGCCAAAGTTGAAAGTGCATGGACCAGATTTTTCTGGAAATCTTTATGGAGATTCAGCTGTTCctaataatcatttaattgaCCCTGTACCTAATGTTCTTTCTTCTTCTACGGTCCCTTCTTCTATTCCTGGTGTTGATGTTTCTCGTTGTTACCTTCTTTCTGATTCTTGTTTATCTCCCGAATTCTTGCAATCTTACGTGCTTGATTCTGGTTTGGTTGTCTCTGTTTCTGGCATTATTTCCCCTTTGGTTAGTTTCAGTCCTGCTCTCGTTTCTCCTCCTTCACCTTCTGATCCATTCGAATCTGTTGATTTCCTTCCTATCGTTGAGGAACCTGTTATTTCACCGTTTTCCTCACCTGAATTTTGTGAATCCAGTACTCTTCCTTCTCGAATTTCTCCTCGAAATGCTTTTCAAGATATAGATGAGAGCTTTTCATCTCCTGTTGATTCTGGTTTTAATGGTGACATTTCTAATGATGAGGCTGAAATTGATGAAATTTTTATTGTTCCCATTCAAACCGATCGTGTCCTACCGAAAGAGCAATATTTTACAGAATCACAGGACATTGTAGGTGCTGAAGCTGAAGAAGAATCGTATTCTCCCACTCAGAATTTGAATGCATCACATGGGATAAAATCTGATGAAAGTAAATTACAcagtttatttcatattttgaaaTCAAAAAAACATGATAAAGATTCTGCTCATCGAGTAAAAGTCATCGATGCCAACGACCAAATCTCAAGAAATACTGAAAAACTTAATGTTAATAATACTCTTTATAGCATCCCTGATGGTTCAGGACGTATTACAGTTGACAGCAAGTCTACGAAAAAGGTGAAATCTCATCATAAGAAACCACACATATTCGGTGGTCAAATATCGACTGATGAAATTATTTCAGATACTCCCATGAAGCTGGATCATCATGGAGACTACCACGACCTAATAGGAGTATCTGTTTCTGGTCATAATGCTGATCTTGCTTTAACTCCTCGGCGTTCTCCCAGTAAACTCAGAGATCCCTCTATTAGGAAAACGTGGCATGGTGCAAGAGAACCCTATTCTGACTTTGTAGGAAGTCTCAATTCAGACCAAGATGAATACACTTTAACCGAAGATGTTTCGGTTAGTTATCTACAACCAAGGTCAACCACAAAATCTTCAAATAACAATTCATTAAACGCTTCTGACTTTCTTCGACGTAGTATAGGAAATTCAACAAAACGCCGCCCTTGGAGCACTTTAGAATATCCACCACCTGGGTGTCATTTTGTGGACGATGATTACATGTTTCCAGATGCTTTAACACCGACTAAAATTCCAAGTTTTCGAGCAAGCAAGGAAATAGTTTATGATGTTCCATATATCGACGATAAAGCCATTCCACGTTATGAACCTGAATGGCCTATAGGTGAATCAAGAAGAACTTTGATATCTCAACTCTCGCAGAATAGTGGCAGTATTGTTCGAATGACAGCTGAGGAAGAAAGCAGTCTTATATCACTTG